Genomic DNA from Inediibacterium massiliense:
TTTTTTCATCTTCTTCCTCTGTATCAAACATCATAACAAAAGTATCTCCAAAATCTTCATCAGCTACTTGAATAAAATCAGGAGGAATGGTTCTATGGATTGTTCCTATCTGAGACAATGAGTCATGAATTTGAAAAGCTTTGATACATTTCATCTCTACATCTTCATCAAATACAATCTCTATTTCATGAGTTCTTGGTAGTTCTTTGTCTGCATGATGTTCTTCTTTGCACTCTTTATCCATTTTATTTTGTTTTAAGATGTGATTGATTTGCTCTAAAATATCTTCTATATGAGTATTACAGCTCGTTCCTTCACAAATACTTGTATACATTTCTTTGAATAAATCTACTGCATAAAATGATACATTCATGATAGAAAGATCTATATGTATTTCTTTTTCTCTTATTTTAGAAAGCAAACTTTCAAGGGCATGAGCTAATGAAGACATTTTTTCAAATCCCATAATTGCAGATGACCCTTTGATAGAATGAACCATTCTAAAAATACAATGAATGGATTCTTCATTTTCCGGTCCATTTTCAAGATTCAATAATTCTTCTTCTATTTTTTCTATTTGTTCTTTCGTTTCTTCTAAAAATAAACAAAGATCCTCCATATCAAATCGATCTGTACTCATGCTCATTCTCCTTTATATCATCCATCCTCTTATACATGAAATATTTTTTCAATATCTATATAAAAAAGCATTCTTTTTTCTTTTTTTATTACCCCGGCAATATAATCATAATGAATATTCATTTCATCTAAAGAAGAGTTTATGCAAGATGGATCAAATTCTTCTACACAAGATACTCCATCTACTAACAATCCTACATTCTGCCCATTACTATTTATCACAATAATTCTGGATTTTTTAGTGATTTCATAACCATTTAGTCCTAATTTTCTCCTTATATTTACAACAGGCACTAATACGCCTCTTAAATTGATCATTCCCTCTATGTAGTATGGGGCCTTAGGAATTTTATGAATAGCTATGTCTTTTAATCTATTGATTTCCTTTACTTTTGATATGTCTATTGCATATTCTTCATCTTCTAAAACAAAAATTACAAATTGATTTTGATTCATTTCAAAATCCTCCCATATCTATATTTGGGATATTTTAAATTTTGATGTAATATTTGATAAGGTTACTGCCTGATCTTCAAGATTTTGAGCTGTTGCAGCCATTTCTTCGCTACTTGCAGATACCTCATTTGTCATATGGCTGATGCTTTCTGCTGTAGCTAAAAGTTCTTCACTTGCAGCTGATTGTTCTTCGGCTGCACTTGCTACTCCTTGAGATAGCTCACTTACTTTTTCTATAGATAAGATCACCTCATCAATTGCCGTTACTTGCTCTTCTACAGCAGCTGATACCTGAACAGAAAGATCATTCACCTTTTGTATAGCTTCCATAATAGATTGACTTGCTTGACTTTGCTCCTCTGTTGATAGTGCAATTTCATTAATTAGACCTGTGGTATTGTTAATAGATTCAAATATTTGATCTAATGAATTTCCAGTATTTTTTACTAAAGTGACACCATTTTCTACCTGCTTTGCACCATTATTTGTTTTATGAATAGCATCTTGAACTTCTTCTTGAATCTTTTTTACTAATTTTGTAATATCTTTTGTAGCTTCTCCGCTTTTTTCCGCTAAACTTCCTATGGCTCCTGCTACTACTGCAAATCCTTTTCCATGTTCTCCTGCTCTTGCTGCTTCAATAGATGCATTTAATGATAAAAGATTCGTTTGTTCTGCAATATCATCAATAACCTCTACAATATCTCCAATCTCAATAGCAGCTTTTCCCAACCCTGTGATGACATGTGTAATATTTTCCATTACTTTATTAATATTATCCATTTCCTTTATCGTATGATCTATAGCTTCTTTTCCTTGTGTCCCTACTTCTACTGTTTTTTCTGCTACTTTATTTGCATTTTGAGAATTACTTGCAATGAGTGCAATAGATGCATTCATTTGTCCCAATGCTCCTGTTACTTCTACAATTTCTTCTGCTGTCTCTTCTATATTTTTTGCTACATCACTTGCGGCTTTTCCTAATTCTTCTATAGAACTGTTGACCACATGAATATTGCCAGACATATCACTTACATTAGATGCCACATCTCCTATAGATCGACTCATCTCATTCATAGCTGTTGTTAATTCTTCTATAGAAGTAGCTTGATCCTGTGTTGAAGAAGCGATTTCCTCTGCCGCACTACTTGTCTCTTGTGAAGCATTTGTCAACTGACTGGTTACATCTAAAATTTTGATCATAGAATGTTTTTGTCCGTCTATCATTTGATTGAAGCTCTTTGCCAATACTCCAATTTCATCTTTAGATTTAACATGTGCATAAACTGTAAGATCTCCATTGGCTGCTTGCTCCATTAATTGCATTAAATGCTTGATTCCATCACTCATCTGCTTAGAAATGAAAAAAGCAAATACAGCACCTATTAAAATAGCCATGATAATGATCTTTAACGTACTATTTCTTATACCTATTACAGGTTTCATATACTCAGACACAGGTATGTTAATTGCCAAAGACCACTTTCCTACTGGTTCATATATATTTAATTTTTCTACTCCTTCATATTCATAAGTACCAAATCCAGATTCGCCACTGACCATCTTTTGTGCAATCTCTTTTAAGGAGCTACTTTCTGAATTTAAAAGGTTTTCCTGAAGAATCTTTTCTTTTTGTGGATGATATAAAACAACTCCTTCTTTGTCTATCAAATAAGCATATCCAGTTTCTCCTGCTTGTACTTCTTTGATTACATTTATTATATTAGAAAATGGAATTGTCATCCCTATAGCTCCAACAATATTTCCTCTACTACTTTTTAATGGCATACTATAGCTAATAATTTCCTCATTCGAATTTTTAGATACAATCACTTCACTCCAAAAACAATTTCCTTTCATTGCTTCTTTAAAATATTCTCTATCTGACAAATCTAATCCAATTTCTGCATTTTTACTAATATCTAATATAACTTTTCCATTGTTATCTATAATGCAAATACC
This window encodes:
- a CDS encoding chemotaxis protein CheW, whose product is MNQNQFVIFVLEDEEYAIDISKVKEINRLKDIAIHKIPKAPYYIEGMINLRGVLVPVVNIRRKLGLNGYEITKKSRIIVINSNGQNVGLLVDGVSCVEEFDPSCINSSLDEMNIHYDYIAGVIKKEKRMLFYIDIEKIFHV
- a CDS encoding methyl-accepting chemotaxis protein, with product MKWKKQLNIMSKLMIFALILIVLPLSTLGYYSYNNSKYAINEGTKSTLDARLRGTKEKINFQTEQVEKIGSILRGIPSIVQYADELEQGMISENTAREAEILVKDFGKTIEDISDGICIIDNNGKVILDISKNAEIGLDLSDREYFKEAMKGNCFWSEVIVSKNSNEEIISYSMPLKSSRGNIVGAIGMTIPFSNIINVIKEVQAGETGYAYLIDKEGVVLYHPQKEKILQENLLNSESSSLKEIAQKMVSGESGFGTYEYEGVEKLNIYEPVGKWSLAINIPVSEYMKPVIGIRNSTLKIIIMAILIGAVFAFFISKQMSDGIKHLMQLMEQAANGDLTVYAHVKSKDEIGVLAKSFNQMIDGQKHSMIKILDVTSQLTNASQETSSAAEEIASSTQDQATSIEELTTAMNEMSRSIGDVASNVSDMSGNIHVVNSSIEELGKAASDVAKNIEETAEEIVEVTGALGQMNASIALIASNSQNANKVAEKTVEVGTQGKEAIDHTIKEMDNINKVMENITHVITGLGKAAIEIGDIVEVIDDIAEQTNLLSLNASIEAARAGEHGKGFAVVAGAIGSLAEKSGEATKDITKLVKKIQEEVQDAIHKTNNGAKQVENGVTLVKNTGNSLDQIFESINNTTGLINEIALSTEEQSQASQSIMEAIQKVNDLSVQVSAAVEEQVTAIDEVILSIEKVSELSQGVASAAEEQSAASEELLATAESISHMTNEVSASSEEMAATAQNLEDQAVTLSNITSKFKISQI